Within the Gossypium raimondii isolate GPD5lz chromosome 12, ASM2569854v1, whole genome shotgun sequence genome, the region TTTGGTCATACACCTGTCTCCTGgtgttccaagaaacaacagaTTATTTCTCGATCTACGACTGAGGCTGAATATCGGAGTCTTGCTGCAGCTACTAGTGATTTTACTTGGTTAGTCTCGTTGCTACGAGAGTTACACCTTCAGAGCGTTGATCCCCCAACCATTTGGTGTGACAACTCTAGTGCAATTGCCGTCGCTGCTAATCCTGTTTTACATTCCAAATTGAAACATGTTGagcttgatttattttttgttcgcGAGATGGTAGCTGATGGCTCAGTTATTGTTGGTGAGGTTCCTACCTGTGAACATGTTACTAACGTTCTTACCAAGCCACTCTCTGTATCATATTTTGATCGATTTCGAGGTCTTCTTCGAGTTTTACCTCTTGAGAAGTTATATGAATGCTAAAAGTATAGGTTGTTAGTTTGTTATTTCAGCTGTTAGGTTGTTAACAATAACAACAGTTAAGTTGTTAACAATAGTAGTTATTCAGATACTCTATAAATTCCTTTGCTATAGTGTAAAACAAAGGAAGATAAATGTACAGAAAAGTTTTTAATACTAAATACATTTCATTCTACTTTTTCattaaatacaattattttcaaacttacCGTAGGTGTTAACAGCGGTGAAGCTTTCGTCTCTTAAATAAGTCAAGGGCATTCTTTCCTCTATCGATTCTTCGTCCTCCGCCGAACTCTTCCTCTACCTTTCCGACCTCCAGCGTTTTTCCTCATAGCCTCGTTAGGGGATTTCTTGTCGAGTGAGTTTCAAACCCTATTTCTTTCCaattttgtatgtttatattattttatatgctGTTGATGTATGCTTAACTGCTTCGCTTCTTAGTTTTGATGTTTGTGTGATTAACGAGCTACATTTTTGGGAAATATTTCGTGTtgcatttataaaatttactgaTCTATTGCTTTGTATTTGTTCTCTCTTcgtatgtttttgttttttgaaaaaaaattaagacttggaagaaacaaaaaagaggCTTAGGAAAATTGAGGAAGAGGCGGGAGCTTTACGTGAAATGTAGGCTAAAGTCGAGAAGGAGATGTACGTTGTCCAAggttctttctctttttctctgaacttttattttattttatttagtttgtaTTTGATTTGAGCTTTTGGCTGTATTTTTTAACAAGTTTGACTTTGACTGGGATTTACTTGTcttgtttgaaaatgaaattgaacttctttattattgatttgaatttttttttgaattatgaaCCGTTTTGTGTATGAATTGTTTGTCTagcaaattgatttttttttgtctttttttcctGGATGTCTATGAAGATTCCTCAAGTGCTTCTACAAGTCAAGCTGAAAAGGAGGAAGTGGATTCCTGCTCGATTTATGTTGGTAACGTGAGGTTTATCAACCCTTTCCTATGccttatatatgtttatttagtttATCAACCCTTTCCTATGccttatatatgtttatttagttaaattgtCTCATTTACCTTACCCGTGGTCCAATTATTAtctttatgttaaaattttacttgTAAGTTAGTTGAAAGTATGATTGTGCTTTAGTTGAAAGTACGTTCTTTAGTGACGTTTATGAATAAACGCCACTAACTTTGGCAGATTTGTAacattcaattttcattcatatacAATCCTTCCTGTAACATGAAATCTAACCAAAAACAGCAAATCCAAATGATACTGCAAATTCAACGAaagatatattatataaattgataactGAAGTATTGTCCTTGGTATTAGATTAAATAGTTGTCAAAGCAGTTGGTTTTCAAGAAGTTCAACCCAACGCAATAAAAAAAAGCTGATGTGCATTATCAAAGGCCAGAATGGCTAAATTCAttaagggaaaataaaaaggttcaGCAGTGACTTCCTTCATGGGACAACACTGAAGTAGTCGATGAAAATCTCACATAAAACTAGGACAGACTGATCCCTTAGAGAGGCTGAGATGAACTTCCATGCTGTGGTGCAAGTCCAGCGGCCGAACAGTCTCCGAATCTCGAGGATCTGCAACAAAcaccattaattttaaatttcagctAACCCGTAAAATAAACATTACCATGGGATGAATATGTCCAATAGTCACAGGAAAAGAGtgcttattttgattttagtatgTATTGCTATACCATTCAGATAATCCTCGAAGCCAAAATCATCTAAAGTTCCTGTCATCGCTTCCAACCCTAGCATCGAAGATGGTAGCAATGGCCTTTGAAACCAGCataattttcaaagaatatacATAAAAGATGTTATTCAGCAGTGAATTCTAAATCTAATAATTGCCACTAAAGATGTCACACACTATATACATCTTGGTACTCTTTGTTCACTATAGGAATAATTAGGCATTTCTAATCTGTCTGGTCCAAATCCATGCCCTCTCTAAAACTAGTAAAGGAAatttttaattaccatttagaTATATGCATGTCCCCTAACATAAAAGAGACACTAACACAAAACACAACACAAAACACAAATGAGTCAAATCTATATAACATGGATCATTAATGCGTCcagatcaaaatttttataaatatataacatcTTAAACATGATTATAACATGGAAAATAGATACAAAcactaagtaaaataaccaaaaaaataaagtacTCCTGTATGAGCGGAGTTGTTGACATTTCTTCCTATTTCAAATAGATGCACAGATCTTTAAGAATAAAAACCATAATACTAGCACATTTTATACACACCATGGTGGAAAGAAAAATCTTCATAAAAGAACTTTCTGATAACCTACAATcattaataatgaaaaagaaaatggtaagGTCCACCCGTTTCTTAATTTGGATATGATAAGAAGATGACTGCTTCCATATAAGCCTTCTCTTCCAGAAATGActtttcttcatcatttggatTCATTTGTTATATTATTGAATAAGTCTCTTCATCTGTGCCTAAAAAGTACCAAAATCTACCATTTAGAAGTTCTTAAGAGATTCAAGAATACAAGAAAACAAATGCTTATCGTTATAAGATTAAAACTTTGAGAGCACATCAATCCCTCATTTCTACGAATATAAGAAGCAACCTACTAGGAAATAGTCTAGACCCATTTGTAACCTATAAAGTACATGACTAAAAATTATACACACATGACAAAAAGGCTAACCTGCACATATATAAGGCCCAGCTCGAAGCATAGCAAGGAGACCTAGTTTCTGGCAAAGTTTGAGAAATGATACCAAATCTGCAATGCCTTCAAAAACAAGTTTGCCTGCCTCTGGTTCATGCAAATTCCAAGGAATAGATGTTTGAATGGTATTCAACCCCAATGCTTTTGCCCTCAAAAGCCTATCTTCCCAGTACTGCATCCATAAGGTAGTAGGATAGTTATGGATAAAAGGAACAACCAACTCCCTACTTCTAACAATATCAgaacttactatttttttataccCTCTTAATGCTGAAAACCTTACAATCTTCTCAATTCGTTTATCCCGTTAAATTAACAATAGCAAGAACGAATAGTTCTGGAAGATGCTAAGTGCTAACAGAAAGAATAAATACCTCAAGAAGAACCCGGAAATAATGCAAGTCACCAAAAATTATCTGAAAAGGCTTCCCATCTTTCCAAAACTTATCCTCcgcaatttcaaattttctaacaCCAATCTGACTTGCGATCAAACACAAAAAAGAATATCATTCAACATTTAAATcctaataagaataaaaaaacagctaccatgaaaattttaaattttttgcttCCTTAATTTTCATACTGTTCTCatgattaagaaaataaataaacaacaacGTCAGtaactaaaatttcataacttCATATCATCATTAATTCTTCCTTCGGAAAGGCAACAGAACTCAACTATTTATACATCTAATTCCCTTCAATTCGGAACAGAAAAGAAGCacacatataaaaaaataaatataaatttgaaagcTACTTTGAAGTATAGCTAAAGCATTTGTTTTCAGAAGATACTTTACCTTTTGGCGGCGATGCAGACGCTGATGACGAGGAAGATGAAAGTGAAGATCGTGAGAGTGAGAGTAAGAGGGAAGAGAAGGGAGAGAAGCGAAGACGGGAAGGAAATAAAGGAAAGCTAAAAGGGAAAGCAAAAGGAAGGATATCAACATAGTTTTGCTGCTTCGCTTCCTCGCCATTGCTGTAATTGATTTGGAGGTCACAGCTAGGCTTTTACTTCGATTCATTTACTTTGCCATTTCAGCTATAGTGTCGCTTGCTTCCAAAGTATTGTTCTTCGGGTTAGTGAAATCATTCATTTGACtgtaatattttcttaataaaattaaataaaatctttggGGAAAATCAAATGTAATGCTCCAAAATGGGTTGTCATGTTGAGTTCGGAATGAAGGAAAAGAACAGGCTCACCTAACGGTTTTCAGAATTTCTTATTTGCTACATTTGccttatctatttatttttaaactactttaaaaaaacattcaGTCATCCTCAAAACTCAAAAAGTAGGTCAGccaaaatggttaaattagtATTTAGCACAtgcaatttagtaaaaaaattccAAGTATTTCGATGaaaaaatactcacttatcaaaaaaaaaatttttggatgAATTACAAAAGCAGATCAAAGCCTTGTGCCCTGTTAAGTCACAGTGAATATCTTAACCatcaaattaacatattaaattctATCAAAAAGAATGATTAAAATTGGGATTAACATATTAACCatcaaattaacatattatGCAGCCAAGTCTAAAGTAATTTGTTGAACGTCAACAGCTTAAAATTGGGATTAAAAGAGCAGTAATTCGTCATAAAGATAGAAACATACCGCGAGAGAATTTGCCTATCAAGATCCATTTTGAGTGGCACTGCTGTCCCATAAGTATTGGCCCGCACAACATAATGAAATTACAGTTAAAATTAGCATCAATAAGAACATTCTTCTAACACATTCATAGGACAAGTAAAATAGATTTTGAGTAAATATTTTTCTCCATATTAACAatacaaaagaacaaaacagataaaaattcaaaagaatagCAGAACAAGAAGCTAACCTGGTCCAATGTCTGGTAGTTATCATCTATCCTTGAGTATTTCCTCTCCATAGTCCTATGTACACGCCCAGACGTTTGCGGTACATAATTATATGACTGCGGTGGTGCATAACTAGGATGTTGCGGCGTGTAGTAATAATTTTGTTGAGGATATGCAGATTGTGGTGGCGTGGGGGTATCCGTAAGGACTCCATGAATCTGTACCACCTGACCTACTAATTCGAGACCTCCTTCTGCTACAACCCTTTGAGGAGATGCATAGGGCTGCCGATTTGGGGAAATTGGGTGGAAAAAATAAAGGGAATCGGGGTAGGGGAGAAAtggttgagaaaaataaaatggggaaaaaagaagaagagatttcAGGTGGAATTTCTGGGGGTGGGGGAATcgatttttggaaaaagaaggggaaaaaaagaaaatatttcatttgaaattttgggataaaaaaatagaaatacaaaccgacACGTTTTGCAAAAAATATCGTGCGGTTTGGaagaaaaacgccactattacTCGACTTTTAGTGACGTTTGGACCAAAACCGCCACTACTGCTCaatttttttgcggcgtttgcagcaaaaaacgccgctattgcttaccttttggAGCATTTTTTCATAAACGTCGCTAACGCtcacaatttttatattgaattattgtatctttcttataaattttaaataaataatttttaaaattttaagtaatatttaaaaggaaATCATAAACCAGTTTGCCCTCTCTGGCACGTCTCTGTCTGCCTTCTCTGGTAGGTTTTAGGTTTTATTGTTTGAGTCTATTGGGTTAAGCGGCGGCAGTAAATTCTTTCGTTTTGAGATTTGGTTTCTGGATCGCATATGTCTACAACTATGGAGACAGAATTTGCTGGGTTGACGATCaatgaagaggaagaagaaatttTACAGTTTCAATTCGAGCCAAAAACAGAAACAGATGTAGGGAATTTTAAATTAGTGGGATGCTTTTTAACTGCTAGCATTATTCACTTTCCAGCAATGAAAAGTACAATGGCAAATCTATGGCATCCGGTTTGGGGGGTACAAATTCTAGATCTAGGAGGAAAAAGgtatttatttcagttttttcaTATAATGGACATGGATAGGGTGTTAAAGGGGTCCCTGTAGacttttaataatcatttaCTACTTTTGCATAAGTTGCAATTGACGGAGGATCCATTAATTGTTCCTTTGATCTATACACCCTTTTAGGTACAGATTCATGACATCCCTGCAGGGTTTTATTCAGAAAGGCTGGCAATTCAATTGGGAAATTTTATAGGTACTTATCTGGAGTACGATGGGTCAAATCTggggaaagaaaatcaaaatttcatgagAATCAAAGTTCAAGTTGATGTAAGatatcctttgaaaagaaagaaacagatcTTATTTTTTGGCAATTGCTCATACGTCAGATTTAGGTACGAACGAttatctctctttttcttctattaTGGGCGATTGGGACATAGTGATTCTTTTTGTGAAGCGAAGATGGCATTGGGAGTGGAAGTTGAGGAGATGGGATGGGATTTATCTTTAAGAGCTCAATCTCGAAGAGCTCTAGCGATGAATATCGTTTGGTTGCGAGAGGAGGAAGAAGATTGGGGCGGGAATAAAGAGGAGATTCAAGTATTAGGTCCTAAAACGAGGGATTCAAGGAGGAGCTTGGGACAAAGCAGAAATATAGATCCAATATTAGGATTTAATCTGGAAGGACAATCATCGATCTTCAAAAAGGatgatttttcttataatttgatGGATCATGATATAGAAGACAGGGTGTTAACTGTGGAGGAAGGGAATAAGAGAGCAATGGGGAGAGTGAAGATGGTCTTGCAAAGGAAGAGAATAGCAATTTGGCGCAAAGGAACCTGAAAGTGGGGAATGCTAATATTGTTTTATCGGTGGCTACCAAGAGGCAAGCCGACCGGTcacaatgaaaattttaatctgGAACGTCCGGGGTTTGGGGAGTCCACGGACGGTTCATAGACTTCAGCACTGGCTGAGGTTATATAATCCCCATATAGTCttctttatggagacaaaaATTGACAGAAGGAGAATGGAATGAATTCGAAGAAGATGTAGTTTTTTCAATGGAATTGATGTGGACGCGACAGGATCTCGAGGTGGATTAAGTTTGGCTTGGCGTTGAGATATCAATATTAGGCTTCAAAGCTATTCAAAAAGTCATATTGATGTGCAAATTGAGGATGCAGAGGAGGAAAAAAATTGGAGATTGACTGGTTTTTATGGCTCTCCTTATTCAAATAAAGAAGAATCATGGAATTTGTTGAGACATTTGCGTAATGGAGGGGAATTGCCTTGGATGGTGTGTGgtgattttaacgaaattttgtATAGCTTTGAAAAACGGGGAGGTTTACTTCGAGAGGAGGGGAGAATGGAAGCATTTAAAACGGTTTTAGAGAATTGTGATCTAAGGGATTTGGGTTTCTCTGGTAGATGGTTCACTTGGGAAAGAGGAAATCTACCAGAAATGAATATCCAAGAGCAGTTGGATAGGGGAGTGGCTACGGAAGAGTGGATAACTTTATTCCCGAAATTTCAAATTAGACATATGTCTCATTCTTTTTCAGATCATTGTCCGTTGCTCATTACTACCAAACAGGACGAGAAGAGAAGAATTAttagaagttttaaatttgaggcATGGTGGGTTTTGGAGGAGAGTTTTATTTCAGAAGTTAAAGGTATTTGAGAGACTGCCACAAGTGATTTGCTGAGTAAGATGTAAAGTTTGAAGGGGGACTTAAGAAATGGGCTGATAAGATACAAAAAAGCAGGAAGGGAAAGAAGATAGCgttaatttcaaaattggacAGCTTAGAGgagaatgaaagaaatgatgaaAACTTGAAAGAGCTCATTGACattaaaattcaacttaattttgagattgaaaaagaTGAGCGTTATTGGGAACAAAGGGCGCGGGTTAATTGGCTGAAATTAGGGGataaaaatacaacattttttCATAAACAGGTAACTCAGAAACGtcagaaaaattttattaatagaatgCAATCAGATGATGGTACGGAAACAGAAGATATTTTAGAAATGGAGGATATCACAAGGCTGTctttccaaaatttattttcgacTGGGAGGAGGGGAAATTATGACAGAATTTTGGCAGGAATTAAGCAATGCATTTTTGATGAGGACAATTCGAAACTGAAGGCAAGGTACACAAAAGAAGAGATCTCTGAGGCACTTGCAGAATTAGGCCCAACAAAAGCACCAGGGGAGGATGGATTTCTGGCATTATTCTATAAAAAATGCTGGTCAATTATTGGCAATGAAGTCACATCGTTTTGTCCTAATCTACTGAATGGAGGTATGAATGTCAGCTCAATAAACAAAACGAATATAGTTTTAATTCCTAAAATCCCTAATCCTGTGAACATTACCAATTTTAGGCCAATCAATTTATGTAATGTGCTTTATAAATTGTTGGCTAAAGTTATTGCAAATCGTCTCTGTATTATGATTGATAGATGCATTG harbors:
- the LOC105761999 gene encoding beta-galactosidase 17; the encoded protein is MNRSKSLAVTSKSITAMARKRSSKTMLISFLLLSLLAFLYFLPVFASLPSLPSYSHSHDLHFHLPRHQRLHRRQKIGVRKFEIAEDKFWKDGKPFQIIFGDLHYFRVLLEYWEDRLLRAKALGLNTIQTSIPWNLHEPEAGKLVFEGIADLVSFLKLCQKLGLLAMLRAGPYICADPRDSETVRPLDLHHSMEVHLSLSKGSVCPSFM